One stretch of Alphaproteobacteria bacterium DNA includes these proteins:
- a CDS encoding NUDIX hydrolase translates to MIWKEGRVLLIRRAAEPRKGGWSLPGGLQHLGETLSQAVLREIQEETGLAVHLGEIVAVVDIIEHDAEGKVEYHYTVADYEADWVMGEATPGDDADDAVWADPMNLAKYDLPFLQQEVIAKALARRRNSIVL, encoded by the coding sequence GTGATTTGGAAGGAAGGACGGGTTCTGTTGATCCGCCGGGCCGCCGAACCTCGCAAGGGGGGGTGGAGCCTGCCGGGCGGCTTGCAGCATCTGGGGGAAACCCTGTCCCAGGCGGTTCTGCGCGAAATTCAAGAGGAAACCGGGCTGGCCGTCCATCTGGGCGAGATCGTGGCGGTGGTGGACATCATCGAGCATGACGCCGAGGGCAAGGTTGAATATCACTACACCGTGGCCGATTACGAAGCCGATTGGGTGATGGGCGAAGCAACCCCGGGCGACGACGCCGACGATGCCGTCTGGGCCGATCCCATGAATCTGGCCAAGTACGACCTGCCCTTTCTTCAACAGGAAGTCATCGCCAAGGCCCTGGCTAGGCGGCGCAACAGCATCGTTCTATGA
- a CDS encoding cyclic nucleotide-binding domain-containing protein has translation MTSKFVERKVFYPGQKIFGEGEEGNRAFLVEKGIVEIIKRNEEGEERVLGTIVQGGIFGEMALIDNQPRMASARAAAETSVSIIPRQAFEDKLKHADPFLRALLTIFVRNIRALTTEKMKRDK, from the coding sequence ATGACAAGCAAATTCGTCGAACGGAAAGTTTTTTACCCCGGCCAGAAGATATTCGGCGAGGGCGAAGAGGGCAATCGGGCATTTCTTGTCGAGAAAGGCATCGTTGAAATCATCAAGCGCAACGAAGAGGGCGAGGAGCGCGTGTTGGGCACCATCGTCCAGGGCGGCATCTTCGGAGAAATGGCGCTGATCGACAACCAGCCCCGCATGGCCTCGGCCAGGGCGGCGGCCGAAACGTCGGTGTCGATCATTCCTAGGCAGGCCTTCGAAGACAAGTTGAAGCACGCCGATCCTTTCCTGCGCGCCTTGCTGACCATTTTCGTGCGCAATATCCGCGCCTTGACCACGGAGAAAATGAAGCGTGACAAGTAA